A genomic segment from Candidatus Omnitrophota bacterium encodes:
- a CDS encoding motility protein A — protein sequence MDIGTILGLILSTLIIMYTILLGGSIGLFIDIPSIFLTIFGSFTITLINFPVADYIGMLKVIKHAFFVESSNPLDIIAVLVSSAERARREGLLSLEGSMDEIDDDFVRTGLRLAVDGVEPELIKDILQTELAFLEDRHKSNQGILAYMATIAPAMGMIGTLIGLVQMLSNLSDPNAIGPSMAVAILTTLYGAILANVLFTPLCNKLKGRTASEILLKEVIIEGVMSIQAGDNPRILEQKLMAFIPPSQRPPKGE from the coding sequence ATGGACATTGGAACGATTTTAGGATTAATCCTTAGTACGCTGATCATCATGTATACAATACTTCTTGGCGGAAGTATTGGTCTTTTTATCGATATCCCCTCTATTTTTCTGACTATTTTCGGTTCGTTCACCATCACCCTCATCAATTTTCCCGTCGCGGATTATATTGGCATGTTGAAGGTGATAAAACACGCCTTCTTTGTTGAATCGAGCAATCCCTTGGATATCATTGCCGTATTGGTAAGCAGCGCCGAAAGAGCGCGGCGGGAAGGATTGTTGTCATTGGAGGGATCGATGGACGAAATCGACGACGATTTCGTCCGCACCGGTCTGAGATTGGCCGTAGATGGCGTGGAACCGGAACTGATTAAGGATATTTTGCAAACGGAATTGGCATTCTTGGAAGACCGCCATAAATCCAATCAAGGCATTCTGGCTTATATGGCCACGATCGCCCCTGCGATGGGGATGATTGGAACCTTGATCGGATTGGTGCAAATGTTGAGCAATTTGAGCGATCCCAACGCCATTGGACCCTCGATGGCCGTTGCGATTTTAACGACGTTGTATGGAGCCATTTTGGCGAACGTATTATTCACTCCTTTGTGCAATAAACTGAAAGGAAGAACCGCCAGCGAAATCCTTCTAAAAGAAGTCATCATTGAAGGCGTTATGTCCATTCAAGCCGGAGACAATCCCCGCATTTTGGAACAGAAACTCATGGCCTTCATCCCCCCGAGCCAACGCCCTCCCAAAGGCGAATAA
- a CDS encoding nucleotidyltransferase family protein produces MTKPLGVIILAAGLSERMGVPKPLLRLGEKTFLERILANPFLSQSDITVVVVLGFEKEAIGANLPSFVHTVENKEFRQGRTGSLQYGLSVLPQEAEGAFLWPVDCPLVPERVLRELANAQRDDKTICIPAFQGRRGHPPLLGAYFFPEILQMGKDRSLRDLYRRHPEALRYVTVASEAVLHNVNTPEEFEVVKRYFDRNQ; encoded by the coding sequence GTGACGAAGCCTTTGGGAGTCATCATTCTTGCCGCCGGCCTTTCCGAGAGAATGGGCGTCCCCAAGCCCCTTCTCCGCTTGGGGGAAAAGACTTTTCTCGAACGTATTTTAGCGAATCCTTTTCTGTCTCAATCCGATATAACCGTCGTCGTCGTCTTGGGTTTCGAGAAGGAGGCGATCGGCGCAAACTTGCCGTCTTTCGTTCATACGGTTGAGAATAAAGAGTTCCGTCAAGGACGAACCGGAAGTTTGCAATACGGACTAAGCGTACTTCCGCAGGAAGCGGAAGGCGCTTTTCTGTGGCCCGTGGATTGTCCTCTAGTTCCGGAGCGCGTATTGCGGGAGCTGGCGAATGCGCAAAGAGATGACAAGACCATTTGCATTCCCGCTTTCCAGGGACGCCGGGGACATCCGCCGCTGTTGGGAGCGTATTTCTTTCCCGAAATCCTGCAAATGGGGAAAGATCGATCGTTGCGGGATTTGTATCGGCGCCATCCGGAAGCGTTGCGTTATGTAACGGTGGCTTCGGAAGCCGTATTGCATAATGTAAATACGCCGGAAGAATTCGAGGTTGTAAAACGATACTTTGACAGGAACCAATAG
- a CDS encoding Gfo/Idh/MocA family oxidoreductase has product MTRENKNGKTRRAFIQDAAVGTTAFAAMTAAPAYLSHAQPNETIGVGHIGVGVRGGELVLQVAGEPDRGKPGIENVQVRGICDIYKPHQDKGIDRGGNPQAKRFIDYREMLADKDIDAVVIAVPDHSHSPLVIDAANAGKDVYIEKCWTRTLPEAKEMLKAIKYNKTVMQLGHDRSSPAAIQAGDLIRKGTLGEVTFVRMGCFRNRPRGHDEWRWYGYYDIFDRPDENMVRENLDWPRFLGTAPYHPFSMERFWHWRCYWDYGTGIAGDLLSHAFDFAQSILNMGIPHCATTSGNNNLLHDGREAPDTWNTVFEYPKFGKGMSMLFSSMFNSQAQTPDLHEVEIRGKDALMKTSMRGYEVFAEDTSLKFKPGIDSGKIKTGEPFMQFDPQQTPEQPSHMQDFFDCIRSRKQPKDNEDQAFIEAVACIMSVESYFRKRTVFWDADIQDIV; this is encoded by the coding sequence ATGACGCGAGAGAATAAGAACGGAAAGACGAGACGCGCATTTATTCAGGATGCCGCTGTTGGGACTACGGCATTTGCGGCGATGACGGCCGCGCCCGCTTATCTATCCCACGCTCAACCCAACGAGACGATCGGCGTAGGGCATATCGGCGTCGGCGTGCGCGGCGGGGAGCTAGTGCTCCAAGTAGCCGGGGAGCCGGACAGGGGCAAGCCGGGAATCGAGAATGTTCAAGTTCGCGGAATCTGCGACATCTACAAGCCGCATCAGGACAAAGGCATCGATCGCGGCGGCAATCCCCAAGCCAAACGCTTCATCGATTACCGCGAGATGCTGGCGGATAAGGATATCGACGCCGTGGTGATCGCCGTGCCCGATCATTCCCACTCACCGCTGGTTATCGACGCGGCCAACGCCGGCAAAGACGTCTATATCGAAAAATGCTGGACCCGCACCCTGCCCGAAGCCAAAGAGATGCTGAAGGCGATCAAATACAACAAGACGGTCATGCAATTGGGACACGACCGCAGCAGCCCCGCCGCCATCCAGGCGGGCGATCTGATCCGCAAAGGGACTTTGGGTGAAGTAACTTTCGTGCGCATGGGCTGCTTCCGCAACCGCCCCCGCGGCCATGACGAATGGCGCTGGTATGGCTATTACGATATCTTCGACCGCCCCGACGAAAACATGGTGCGGGAAAACCTGGATTGGCCCCGCTTTCTGGGAACGGCGCCCTATCATCCCTTCAGCATGGAACGCTTTTGGCATTGGCGCTGCTATTGGGATTACGGAACGGGAATCGCCGGGGATTTACTCTCCCACGCCTTCGATTTTGCGCAATCCATCCTCAATATGGGCATTCCCCATTGCGCCACGACTTCCGGCAATAACAATTTGCTTCACGATGGCCGCGAAGCGCCGGATACGTGGAATACGGTTTTCGAATATCCAAAATTCGGCAAGGGAATGTCGATGTTGTTCTCCTCCATGTTCAACAGCCAGGCGCAAACGCCCGATTTGCATGAAGTGGAAATCCGCGGCAAAGACGCCCTCATGAAAACCAGTATGCGCGGATACGAGGTTTTCGCCGAAGATACGTCCTTGAAATTCAAGCCGGGCATCGACAGCGGCAAGATTAAAACCGGCGAACCTTTCATGCAATTCGATCCGCAGCAAACGCCGGAGCAACCCAGCCACATGCAGGATTTCTTCGATTGCATCCGCTCGCGCAAACAGCCGAAAGACAATGAAGACCAAGCATTCATCGAAGCCGTAGCCTGCATTATGTCGGTAGAGTCCTATTTCCGCAAACGAACGGTGTTTTGGGACGCGGACATCCAAGATATCGTTTAA